The following nucleotide sequence is from Aedes aegypti strain LVP_AGWG chromosome 3, AaegL5.0 Primary Assembly, whole genome shotgun sequence.
CttgaaatatgtcattttgatatatcaaaaacctgatcaaaggatattaattATGTCGTTTTAAAGCTTGCTACGGTTTTAAttgtaacatttttaaaaagtaTGAGGGCCAATAATCGGACTTGTTAATTGAAAAAGCATGTTAGTGGAAGTACTCCAAAGAAACTAAACGGTGGAGATGGTTCCACATCGTAACAAAATACTAATAGATAGGTAatgcgattctaccccattaccccgaatcccattactccgaatgctattgacccgaacgccattaccccgaattccgaAACCCCGAatgacccatcaccccgaatgatatcaccccgaattccaatatcgtggagaaatgtcatcaatatcatcatgtcaagataattgtaaattcggtgaaatagcattcggggtgatggaattcggggtaatggtacactCGGAGTAATGGAATTCTGGGTTACGtcgttcggggaaatggctttcggggtaatggggtagaatcaggTAATGCGTATACCATCACTCAAAACAATCCAAACGTCATtcttacgtgaaaacatacgtggatTTTTCCATCACACTTTTTCCGTAGCACTTACGTGGATCATAGGTACCactgaatgaacgcatgaacaaaTGAACAGACCTCATCAGTTCCATCAAAGTTTCACGTGGCTGCTACATGAATTCTCACGTAGCTTCTACGAAGTGCTTCAGTGGATCCTAGAtgatattttattgattattatcGGTATAGTTACATGAAACCCAATTCTGCTTTGCATTTGCTTCTCCATTTGAATAGTATTTCAGTTTAAAAAAAGCTAAACAAACTAAAGGAATTAAAGTACatgtcggactcgattatccggagtatctatttttttcactccggttAATCGAATCACttagagaaaaataaaatttgcgatgtgagaacttaaatattatttcttttttattgttttatttgtaagaaCATTTGGGGTCtcgagaataaaaaaaaatgttcagcatacacaaaaaaacctttttcacCACCCCCTTTTCCTAATCTACTGTCCAAACTTCGAAACCATTTATGTTGTATATCACAAtaataaattatctcaaatttatgcataaaaactgaaaaacaagaatatcaaaatacatactccggataatcgaatcccggataatcgagtcaccggataatcgagtatCCGGATAATGAAGTCCGATCTGTATTTATTGTATTATCAATCGATATTGTTAATCACTGTCCAACATCCTCTGACCGACACGGTGGTAACTACATAAGAACAGAAACACATTTGTTTGGATTTGCTGTTCTTGTTTCGTAAGCTATAAAAGACATAAAATAAGCTTTGTAATATTGATACTCTCCGGTATCTAAcacatatttaccttgaaatcaatcataAAGTTGTTTTGAAGCCCAGCAACTCCTAGAAAACAAGCGACCACCATCTTCAAATTTGAACAGATAATGAATGCGATGTCAAAATGAATTTAGGTGCTTACGTGATTTTCACGTAAGCCACAGTAACAATCACCGGGACTCCATTTGGTGTTTATATATGCTCTAGTAATTATTACATTAGTCAGGTGAAGGTGAGGcaaattatcaaagttaccccaaaacagaaatctttcggcaatctatcaactgcaatcgatagctaacATGCtattacttgttttaaaaataaaaattaaaaaacctcTTAAACAGCGTGCATAGATATTCAAGttatcttcgaaaaaactatgaaagttaccccgttttacgatatttaCGAAAGTATTTGTTAACGTTAACGTTTTATTTGTTAACGATTACATAAATCACCGCTGCCCTAGCAAGACAAATCTAGCTTTGACTTTTTTAGTAATCAatatttcttgtggaaaatcttaccgcgtttggtgttcccgcatttgaaatttgcattTCGAACGCGCACagcaatacaaaaaatgaacacgttagcactgccttttttcagtcgatgatgaagattgttttcaaattgttctaaatagtcagtgaaatgcgatcaaaacaatcattacTTGGAacgaaaaagcaatgctaacttgttcaattcactcgttttcggtacatgtgtcatgcatgatttaactatcatcaggttgcgatgcggtgttCCATCgttgggcatttattgtaatttattgtcttaagcctgattcgctgctgacaagtaatttcttggcctatcttaatgcatgggaaattcctgcaaggaatcgatcaagcaagcgtttttttctgatcgcagtacgcagttgaaaagagatgtcagttcaaacgggaatcggtgtagaaaatttctggaaggaatcagcgagaaatttctttagcgattcctgttcagcagcaaatcaggctttaagcaacatgtaagctattgatggtcaatgaattcataaatttattatgtCTGATTCCCGTTAACTAGGGCTTGAACTAAATAATGTCAATGTGTGTTTTATATATCatatatattgagaaaactgtaatttatGGGTACTTTGaaaaagctttcaaatagtggtaatagcaagtggttttgattttccacatgctagttatggttttttaaaccttgaaataagcccaaaaacacattttttacttGAAGCATacaaatctttatcaaatgagctgaaaatttgaccagacattgttcttgaCATGAAACTTCcaaatactgcttgaccggtagatttccagtcatttttttaatatgaacaggggcccagatagccgtagcggtaaacgcgcagctattcagcatgaccaagctgagggtcgtgggttcgaatcccaccggtcgaggatcttttcgggttggaaattttctcgactaccgatggcatagagtatcttcgtacctgccacacgatatacacatgcaaaaatggtcattggcatagtaagctctcagttaataactgtggaagtgctcataagaacactaagctgagaagcaggctctgtcctagtgaggacgtaacgccagaaagaagaagaagaaggtctaCTATATAGGCACAGAGTGAGAGGGATTGATTCTCCAACTTGCGATTCTTGCGGAAGAATCGACTCTGTTGAGCATAGGATCAAAACTTGTTCGggttctgaaaaatatggagctGGTTAAATGGTGTGAAGAaatcataatttaaaataaatgtagAAGACGCGATAGATTTAGTGCAGTTTGgtataaaacttaaaatttgtaaattcaaAGCAGCTCTGTAGTTAGTCATAGAAACATAAACCTATTGTATTAAAAATCATTCTACTGGTTGTATAGCAGATTCAAAACAGCAAATAAGTGTTAAACGCTGGAATTACAAACAACTGTTCTATTTCAATTCAAACAATACATGTATCTATtgtaaatatttgtaaataatcATAAACAATGGTCtcgtatcttgaaaataaaaactcaCTGAGCAGAAtctaatttaacaaaaaaatgataaaagtaTTGCACCTTATAATTTCACTCCGATTGTTCATCTTTCACGtacagatacgtgtatttcgactaccacttgcagtgtcttcttcagtgtcagttactctcATCCATGCCAAAGAAactaaaaaatcatataaaagtTGGAGTTAAGCAGCTTACTTTTTTAGTAATCAACCGAGCCTAAGTTTATTTTAGTTGTTTAAATAGAATTACCATAAAGTAGGGAAAAAGCTCGACTCAAACGTGTTCTGAATTTTCTAGTTGCTGATAAATGcatgaatatttttgtttcgAGAATCATGTGCTGTTAGTATCTGTTATATTCTCTTATTCAGGGAtatagtttcattggaactcaAAGTCTACTAGAATTAAACTTTTGAGTTCACTGCTTATGTAAAATCCAAGCTTTCAATTGCTTAGGAGGTTACTCCTCAAGATAGTGTCGTTAAAGGTCTCAAACATTATCATAATCAAACATGATCTAACCTATTTCATCacattttttcagtattttctaaaatcattcagttttttttttttcagaaaatgcgataagaatttctccaaaacttgtttttaaaaaaatccgttACTAATGAAACCTCGCTGCATCtttttcggcagttgataataCCGTCAATCTTTTTCACATTCCAttaacataaaattaaaaacttcaaGTTCTTCTTTATCCCACCATAGCTCACTGACATCGTAGTGTTTCCCGAACTGACCCTCAACACCCTTATGGATCCCGTCCCCGTACCGGATCCATCAGACTCCATCATTCCATGCGTACCGAACAGCTCCGAACTTATCTCGCAACTATCCTGCCTGGCCATCGATACCGGCAAGTACATCGTTATCAATCTGTCCGAATCATTCGAATGCGACTCGCTTCCTGTGCACGACCCACGACCCTGTGACCCAAGCGTCCCTCATCGTTACAACACCAACGTTGTGTTCGATCGGAACGGTACCGTCATTGCGAGGTATCGCAAGACCCACCTCTTCCGGGAACCAGGCACAAGTGTGACCTATCAACCGGAGGTCGTCACATTTGATACCGACTTCGGAGTTCGGTTCGGAGTAGTGACCTGCTTCGATCTGCTGTTTGCCGAACCTACGCTAGAATTGGTCAAGTTGGGCGTCCGGGATTTTGTGTTCCCAGCGATGTGGGTATCTGAACCGCCCTTCCTGACTGCTGTGCAGATCTTCGAAAGCTGGGCCTACGGAAACGACGTCAACTTGATTGCCGCTGGGACCAACTACGATCCTTCGGGAAGCACCGGAACCGGAGTTTTCAACGGACGCAACGGGGCCGTATTCTCTTTCATAACTGGAGAATCAACGAGGTAAACTTCTGCTGGATTTGCATAGATATGTTCTTTATGTGAATAACCTCTCAAATTCCTCAGAAAAATCTTCCCAGTTCGTGTTCCGAAACTTCCGAGCTCCCCTTCAACACCACTTGACAACGATTCCGAAACAGTATCAGGTCGATTCGAAGGGAGCTCCCTGGATCAAGTCAACATGGGGAAAGACTTCCCCGAGCGGTTCACAACGGTCCTGATCAAACCGGAGCAGGCGCTCAAAATGTTCAACCGAACGGTTTGCAACGGTGACTTCTGCTGCCAGTTCCACATCGAATTTGAAACCATCTACGGGCGATTCGTCTCTCATCTCTATCGGTTAGCGGCTTTCGATGGCGTTCGCACGTTTCAGGGCTACGCCGATGCACATGTAAGCTTTTGTGCCGTTATCACGTGCCTCGACGAATCATTGGCCAGTTGCGGACTTCCGAACCACAATAGCTCTGGCTATTTGAAGTTTAACAGGTTATCCATCAGCGGTGATTTCATAGCCAACGGAACACTGGCCATGCCCAACAGCTTAGATAACAAATTTCATTCATTGGATGCTAAACATTATCAGTTCTATTCAACTGTCGAGTAAGTGATCAATGACTAGACGTACCCCCAACGACGATTCATAAGCTAATCAACATTCATTATTTTGGTAGCTATCCCAATGACCGACAGCGTGCCGTGCTAACATTATCCAGAACGATGGCGAATTTGCAGACGTTTGGCATCTATGCATTCAACCATAGGGATTTCGATTACTTCATCCCGGATGCGTCCCCACCTCAAGAAGACAGCACTACGACGAGACCTCCAAGTGAGGATGATGATGGATCTGCAACAGCGGTCAAGGCGTCCGCGTGGATTTTAGGTTTAGCAGCCCTGGGTATCGTCAGGTCTACGattctttaaaagaaaaaaagtaCACATTGATCCACCATAAATGTTGTACGTTAGCTCGGTCTAAAATCCATGAAATCAAGAAAGAAAAACCTTAAGATGAAGACATATTTAAAGAGACGTAATACTTTTCTCACTCGCTTTCGATGACCTTTTCAACGGTTCATTGGAAAATAGGGTATGTCGTCAATGAATTACCTTCTTTGCTCATATTCACAGTTGTTTTATTCTTTGttggtatcattccaaacattacattcatttcttatatttgtGTGTTCTGCGTTacaaaacactatcatcctaatttggtgaaaCTGAATTAGACATTTAtatacattttgttaacaacatattacattttatttgccgtagcaTTTCAGAATGTTTACAGGtgtgttgatttcacctgcttataagtgAAAAAAGGCTTTCAAtcaacttaacctaacttatatagatatataacgcatttatcgtggcaatagaagattgcaacgatttggGTCTAATATAATTCATAATTTTATTCGTCATTtgatccaatgtttcaacattggacatTCTATGAAACTCACAAGTACTATACCAGGGGGGAAGcttcagaatatttttcaaaatcttattttgaatcctctgcagagctttcttcctggtattaaaacagcgattttctgttaataagtggatacagacattttatacaCTTGGTAATTTTGGCTTCAATGtcctcaatgcgatttttaaaagttaaatttttatctagcataagccctagatatcgtaatccgggggcaaattgatcactttttcacaactttttgtcatgtttttctttggaattcaaaaattgtcaaatttgtttctttaaaatcagtacttcatcaATCACTaccagtttatgtaatcgattttatattaaataaaatttaacatttcataaaattagttttaatatcaaaaattgaaaatgacacattggggcgaaattgatcactatataataaagcataattaagaatgtaaaatttccctatctactaaatttgggtctcctgaatttgaaaatgatgtcaaaattcttacaactcgtgtatatcatcattttattgcaaaattaaactttgtaaatctgcataatacgcctaaatgtacgcaattttccttgaaataagtacgttattcaacaataaacagttttatgagcaaaaaactattcttgtaatgccgtacgatttcaaaaataagtttagcaattcacactgaagcttacacaacattttaaactgTCAAACTTTacatgcaggcttagcaccagcggattgttcCATACCGATATATtcaacagtattgctaacaccctcaaaaactatgaatatttctatgcaaatctGACCTTGATAAAAATGAATTAGTttgaaatcatcattagacatctataaactataaaacatggaatgtatgtgatggcaacgaagtattaagcatccttgaaagaaaatgctatttggtagcgacctgatcaaattcaccctagcgatcaatttgcccccggattacggtacttaacttcatctggccaatatattggaatccctctcatcgtgacaacatgtctacttgaaggtttaaattaaaaagagcttttagtttatgtgggaatattataggttgagttttagaagcattaggagaaatattccatttttgcaagtttgcagaaaatatatccaaacttttttgcaatctactaccatggattacctgctttgctcttgtccacagttgatcagtagaagatttctcgttttattttgtatgggaaaggcatcttacttcaaatttctcgtaaatgaaagcagtaatcgaaaaaatatttgataggtGTGATAGCCGCCATCAATACGtacaacttcttcttcttcttcttggcatttacgtcctcattgggacagagcctgcttctcagcgtagtgttcttatgagcacttccacagttattaactgagagctttctttgccaaatttgccattttcgcatttgtatacccaagtaacatttgtAGTCGAACAATGGTTTATTCAGCTAGAATATGCTTCAGAGTGGTTTGTTCAACTCTTGTTACATCAAATTGTTTGTTgggtatcgtgtggcaggtacgatgatactctatgcccagggaagtcaaggaaattttcattacgaaaagatcctgaaccgaccgggattcgaacccagaaaccttcatcatggctttgctttgtagccgcggactttaaccacacggataaggaaggccccagtaaGTACGTACAACCAGTaccgaatattttttcgaaaaaagttcccaatttagagaaataattcgttagatgcatttcgccatacaaatatttttcgcgttaccttttagcgattaaTCGAGCATagacagaggcgcgtccacgtttgaaaccatgggtaggacaatcgtCGGCTAAGAAAATTTTTAACCCTGGACTTGAAATTTAATGTTTCTATATTTGAGGTGCTCAAACGTAATTGGAGAAATTTCCATCGGTTTTGAATTGATTAGaggaaattctactgtttccaagcgttctaacgatattttcagttgatttttccACTCTACGGAAAAAATAACACAATTCTTTGAAGACTGGCTTGTGTGTTTGACTCCCATATAATTTGTATAGAATAAAAATGGTTGCCCTTTACTTCTAACACCCTCATTTTCATGCCAGTcattaccacaagactaagaaagCTTTTCGTTTTTACATGGCTGGTATCGACTGAGTACCTTAATATTAGGAAATTAGATACCTCttgccataaaaaaaaaaaacaaaaagtaacCTGGGAGGACCCAAAACGAGTTCAACCagaaaccaagaaaacaaatcaaaacgaaacctaatagaAGCCAGGAGATAAGagcatcagagcagacatttctttaaaatctgAGACCTTATATTTGAGAATTCGTCGTGACATTACGATCAGTAttactgtatgtgttttttATCGAGGAATgtcatcagatttttttaggTATTTGCTCAAATATTCAGATCTGGAAAgttagcgtttttttttttctaggaatttctctacgAGTTTTCCTATGGATTTTTTCCTAGGATTTTGTTTAGGATACCTTAGGAATTTACCCGTGATTTTCTTAAGGAGAACGGAATTACTCCAAAGactatttcagaaatcatctgaattctCCATAACCCCCTAACTTCTTCAAGACCTTAT
It contains:
- the LOC5567352 gene encoding vanin-like protein 1 — encoded protein: MFKQFVEIFLLLQLFTGCSFQQSLPTDASYVVGVVEFRPELLNMDIAGRTAKHLKKYKKLLRSKDAKLTDIVVFPELTLNTLMDPVPVPDPSDSIIPCVPNSSELISQLSCLAIDTGKYIVINLSESFECDSLPVHDPRPCDPSVPHRYNTNVVFDRNGTVIARYRKTHLFREPGTSVTYQPEVVTFDTDFGVRFGVVTCFDLLFAEPTLELVKLGVRDFVFPAMWVSEPPFLTAVQIFESWAYGNDVNLIAAGTNYDPSGSTGTGVFNGRNGAVFSFITGESTRKIFPVRVPKLPSSPSTPLDNDSETVSGRFEGSSLDQVNMGKDFPERFTTVLIKPEQALKMFNRTVCNGDFCCQFHIEFETIYGRFVSHLYRLAAFDGVRTFQGYADAHVSFCAVITCLDESLASCGLPNHNSSGYLKFNRLSISGDFIANGTLAMPNSLDNKFHSLDAKHYQFYSTVDYPNDRQRAVLTLSRTMANLQTFGIYAFNHRDFDYFIPDASPPQEDSTTTRPPSEDDDGSATAVKASAWILGLAALGIVRSTIL